In one Longimicrobium sp. genomic region, the following are encoded:
- a CDS encoding ABC transporter permease, which yields MPATVTPEQMPPEPITQTATPAAGLPGRRPATPAQLALSVIPGLGHFARGEWIAGMSLFFAWAFTLSLAYLSRGRIGPVFTGRRIPVDGVVAVVTLGLMALLVWGWAFYDLAARSKRPRKLYGDSQWSIAARHFRKNKLAIAGLVVMILLYVLTLVTPLISPYDPAEQGNIILSRYLAPSAQHLMGTDKFGRDIFSRVLYGSRISLSIGFIAVAISITLGTLIGALAGYFGGIVDSILMRLTDMMLSFPRLVLLIVVIALFEPNIYLVVIVLGLTGWMGTARLVRGEVLSLREREFVLAARVLG from the coding sequence ATGCCGGCCACGGTCACCCCCGAGCAGATGCCTCCCGAGCCGATCACGCAGACGGCCACCCCCGCCGCGGGCCTTCCCGGCCGCCGGCCGGCCACCCCCGCGCAGCTGGCGCTGTCCGTGATCCCCGGCCTGGGCCACTTCGCCCGCGGCGAGTGGATCGCCGGGATGTCGCTCTTCTTCGCCTGGGCGTTCACCCTCAGCCTGGCGTACCTGAGCCGCGGCCGCATCGGCCCCGTGTTCACCGGGCGCCGCATCCCCGTGGACGGCGTGGTCGCGGTGGTCACGCTGGGGTTGATGGCGCTGCTGGTGTGGGGGTGGGCGTTCTACGACCTGGCGGCGCGGTCGAAGCGGCCGCGCAAGCTGTACGGCGACAGCCAGTGGTCGATCGCGGCGCGGCACTTCCGCAAGAACAAGCTGGCCATCGCCGGCTTGGTGGTGATGATCCTGCTGTACGTGCTCACGCTGGTCACGCCGCTGATCTCGCCGTACGACCCGGCCGAGCAGGGGAACATCATCCTGTCGCGCTACCTGGCCCCGTCGGCCCAGCACCTGATGGGCACCGACAAGTTCGGGCGCGACATCTTCTCCCGCGTGCTCTACGGCTCCCGCATCTCGCTCTCCATCGGCTTCATCGCGGTGGCCATCAGCATCACGCTGGGCACGCTGATCGGCGCGCTGGCCGGCTACTTCGGCGGGATCGTGGACAGCATCCTGATGCGGCTGACCGACATGATGCTGTCGTTTCCACGGCTGGTGCTGCTGATCGTGGTGATCGCGCTGTTCGAGCCCAACATCTACCTGGTGGTGATCGTGCTGGGCCTGACCGGGTGGATGGGGACGGCGCGCCTCGTCAGAGGTGAAGTGCTGTCGCTGCGGGAACGCGAGTTCGTGCTGGCGGCGCGGGTGCTCGG
- a CDS encoding ABC transporter permease has translation MIGYLLRRIVGAIPLLLGILTLIFFIIHIAPGDPTARFVNPNVSPRVIEQMRHNLGLDQPLHIQYVKWLWSFLRGNFGYSFGQQQPISEILPSVLWNTLQLTLVSLVLIFIVGMLIGIVQAVRQYSLADNVLSFVALFFYSMPSFWFALMLILLFSMKMNQLMGTHPDWAGVLGWFQFPASGMTSVGYEYMSAWGKMVDRFKHLFLPALALGIGNAAGVARYMRGSMLEVIHQDFIRTARAKGLSERTVIFKHALRNALIPIITLLGLYLPFLFSGAVLVETIFGWPGMGRAIVDAILQRDYPMVMATSFVIAAMVVLGNLLSDILYAVVDPRIRTE, from the coding sequence ATGATCGGCTACCTGCTGCGACGCATCGTGGGGGCGATCCCGCTGCTGCTGGGGATCCTCACGCTGATCTTCTTCATCATCCACATCGCCCCGGGCGACCCCACGGCGCGCTTCGTCAACCCGAACGTGAGCCCGCGGGTGATCGAGCAGATGCGCCACAACCTGGGGCTCGACCAGCCGCTCCACATCCAGTACGTCAAGTGGCTGTGGAGCTTCCTGCGCGGCAACTTCGGCTACTCGTTCGGGCAGCAGCAGCCCATCAGCGAGATCCTTCCCTCGGTGCTCTGGAACACGCTCCAGCTCACCCTCGTTTCCCTGGTCCTCATCTTCATCGTGGGGATGCTGATCGGGATCGTGCAGGCGGTGCGGCAGTACTCGCTGGCCGACAACGTGCTCTCCTTCGTGGCGCTGTTCTTCTATTCGATGCCGTCGTTCTGGTTCGCGCTGATGCTGATCCTGCTGTTCTCGATGAAGATGAACCAGCTGATGGGCACGCACCCCGACTGGGCCGGCGTCCTCGGGTGGTTCCAGTTCCCCGCCAGCGGGATGACCAGCGTGGGCTACGAGTACATGAGCGCCTGGGGGAAGATGGTCGACCGCTTCAAGCACCTGTTCCTTCCCGCGCTGGCGCTGGGAATCGGCAACGCGGCCGGCGTCGCGCGCTACATGCGCGGGTCGATGCTCGAGGTGATCCACCAGGACTTCATCCGCACCGCGCGCGCGAAGGGCCTCTCCGAGCGGACGGTGATCTTCAAGCACGCGCTCAGGAACGCGCTGATCCCCATCATCACCCTGCTGGGGCTGTACCTCCCCTTCCTCTTCTCCGGCGCGGTGCTGGTGGAGACCATCTTCGGGTGGCCGGGGATGGGGCGGGCGATCGTGGACGCCATCCTGCAGCGCGACTACCCGATGGTGATGGCCACCTCCTTCGTGATCGCGGCCATGGTGGTGCTGGGCAACCTGCTGAGCGACATCCTGTACGCGGTGGTCGACCCCCGCATCCGCACGGAGTAA
- a CDS encoding peptide ABC transporter substrate-binding protein → MRRKRGGTARTLAGALALAALVAGCRAERAPRGGGEGDTASGPGGAPERGGIAVLAEPADMETPVPLAARSPLDRELAGVMYMGLTRAAWRDGEVHWQTSNDTPMAAAYHWEYTGPDSTAIRFRMRGGLRWSDGHPLTAADVVHTYRLLRDTTVAADLRAGVAEIDSVTAENDSTVVIHYRRRYAEMLSASAAAIVPRHVDARTSPGALRDSRAAAELVVSGPFRIAAWARGDSIALVPNPSFSPKPFLDGIVIRITRDPNSAIAGLREGTVDVVRGVDPAQVPHLRSPDPRRPVRFERDRWRFREAIAYLPSAHPAFADPAVRRALGMALDVPGIIRALGMQESATPAAGPYPARLKGLGDDPKIRPLPFDTAAADSILAESGWRDGDGDGIRDRAGRALSFVLTIDAGDPRAGDVARLVQRQWRAIGVAAETRRLDAETFGDALARHAFQAALVGAEARLTADLAAEWTPGAPLNFARYADAETARLMDQARAQPTAERAAPFWRAAAERIVQEQPHTWLYDYDSIMAVSDRLRGVRPDPFGAYRNAWEWWIPRSRQPRAAPGTTDTAKGGR, encoded by the coding sequence ATGCGGAGGAAGCGCGGCGGCACGGCTCGGACATTGGCGGGAGCGCTGGCGCTCGCGGCGCTCGTCGCCGGCTGCCGCGCGGAGCGCGCCCCGCGCGGCGGCGGGGAGGGCGACACCGCCTCCGGCCCCGGCGGCGCTCCCGAGCGCGGCGGCATCGCGGTCCTGGCCGAGCCGGCGGACATGGAGACGCCGGTGCCGCTGGCCGCGCGGTCGCCGCTGGACCGCGAGCTCGCCGGGGTGATGTACATGGGGCTCACCCGCGCCGCCTGGCGCGACGGCGAGGTCCACTGGCAGACGTCGAACGACACGCCGATGGCGGCGGCGTACCACTGGGAGTACACCGGTCCCGACTCCACCGCCATCCGCTTCCGCATGCGCGGGGGGCTGCGCTGGAGCGACGGGCACCCCCTCACCGCCGCGGACGTCGTCCACACCTACCGCCTGCTGCGCGACACGACGGTCGCGGCCGATCTCCGCGCCGGGGTGGCGGAGATCGATTCGGTGACGGCGGAGAACGACAGCACGGTCGTCATCCACTACCGGCGGCGCTACGCGGAGATGCTTTCCGCCAGCGCCGCCGCGATCGTTCCCCGGCACGTCGACGCGCGCACCTCGCCCGGCGCGCTGCGCGATTCCCGCGCGGCGGCGGAGCTGGTCGTCAGCGGCCCCTTCCGCATCGCCGCGTGGGCGCGGGGGGACAGCATCGCGCTCGTCCCCAATCCCTCCTTCTCCCCCAAGCCGTTCCTGGACGGGATCGTGATCCGCATCACCCGCGATCCCAATTCGGCGATCGCGGGGCTGCGGGAGGGGACGGTAGACGTGGTGCGCGGCGTCGACCCCGCGCAGGTGCCGCACCTCCGCTCCCCCGATCCCCGCCGCCCGGTGCGGTTCGAGCGCGACCGGTGGCGCTTCCGCGAGGCGATCGCGTATCTCCCCTCCGCCCATCCCGCCTTCGCCGATCCGGCGGTGCGGCGCGCGCTGGGGATGGCGCTGGACGTGCCGGGGATCATCCGCGCGCTGGGGATGCAGGAGTCGGCCACCCCCGCCGCGGGCCCGTACCCGGCCAGGCTCAAGGGACTGGGCGACGATCCGAAGATCCGCCCGCTCCCCTTCGATACCGCGGCGGCGGACAGCATCCTCGCCGAGAGCGGCTGGCGGGACGGGGACGGCGACGGCATTCGCGACAGGGCGGGGCGCGCCCTGTCGTTCGTGCTGACGATCGACGCCGGCGACCCGCGCGCGGGCGACGTCGCCCGGCTGGTGCAGCGGCAGTGGCGCGCGATCGGCGTGGCCGCGGAGACGCGGCGGCTGGACGCTGAGACGTTCGGGGACGCGCTGGCGAGGCATGCGTTCCAGGCGGCGCTGGTCGGCGCGGAGGCGCGGCTCACGGCCGACCTCGCGGCGGAGTGGACGCCCGGCGCGCCCCTGAACTTCGCGCGGTACGCGGACGCGGAAACGGCGCGGCTGATGGATCAGGCGCGGGCGCAGCCCACGGCCGAGCGCGCGGCACCGTTCTGGCGAGCGGCGGCGGAGCGAATCGTGCAGGAACAGCCGCACACCTGGCTGTACGACTACGATTCCATCATGGCGGTGAGCGACCGGCTGCGCGGAGTGCGCCCGGATCCATTCGGCGCGTACCGGAACGCATGGGAGTGGTGGATCCCGCGGAGCCGGCAGCCCCGCGCGGCACCGGGAACCACGGACACGGCAAAGGGAGGGCGGTGA